Proteins co-encoded in one Spirosoma endbachense genomic window:
- a CDS encoding tetratricopeptide repeat-containing sensor histidine kinase: MKRVATYNYRQLSMGSPEAVLSDGTTISLLFRRLLRNYVLAAGLLLASLSSPGQNINRQMVNQYLKQLAGSPNDTNRINALIELGKFHVLKYGEVKPDLDSAQGFLHQAKALSTRLNLPAKRHEAETMLVVAHMELRDTTVGKLLFNELINDCIRTNDKSGQAEALTRFGACSVFITKNFPVVVACYMQAASIYRELKNYESEIYILREIAAFHTNQGKLDLGNNEFVNVLNRYKAIGYPKLHYTYSWLSYINRLKGNYGKALGYSFQCLESMNRTRDTLLAATFYGDVAQIYWELGKQEQAISWYKKALQKWRQEKQADLPMYNVASIIARDMTAHHKAVEAISLLKNLVGEIPPINKVQKGCIAQSLANCYQSLHQSALAERYYLEAIDWYEKSHQNTEMSQKVQAEVGQFYLEQQDIKKAGLFLEKALAFTPQKHALSTVKDIHYMLFKVDSAQGNYLSAIQHFRLHKALNDSLFSETKAKQIARLEIQYETKENQQNISLLKKQSHLQASELDQARTIRNTILICSILLLCLLGLSYNRYRIKQKSNQLLETKQHEINQKNQALETLLASQKQLLTEKEWMLKEIHHRVKNNLQIITSLLHSQGVYLTDQAAQSAIRESQNRVHAMALIHQKLYQSDQLTAIPMVGYVTEIVDYLIQSFDREGTVRKQISLTPVDLDVTLAVPLGLIINEVVTNSLKHAFPFNQTGVISVALRKLDSQTYQLTINDNGIGLPADINPNRSMTLGMSLIRGLSKQLGGRLQIDQRDGVQISLTFTEEKIVKEMVGSD; this comes from the coding sequence ATGAAGCGAGTCGCTACATACAATTACCGTCAACTATCAATGGGGTCACCTGAGGCTGTCTTGTCTGATGGGACTACGATTTCGCTTCTTTTCAGGCGTCTCCTACGGAACTACGTGTTGGCGGCTGGCCTGCTGTTGGCCAGTCTGTCGAGTCCGGGCCAGAACATTAATCGACAAATGGTGAATCAATACCTGAAGCAGTTGGCGGGTAGCCCAAACGACACCAACCGCATCAACGCCCTGATTGAGTTGGGAAAGTTTCATGTACTCAAGTACGGTGAAGTCAAACCGGATTTAGACAGCGCACAAGGGTTTCTGCATCAGGCAAAGGCATTAAGTACCAGACTCAATTTACCTGCCAAACGTCATGAGGCCGAGACGATGCTGGTGGTTGCCCACATGGAATTAAGGGATACAACGGTGGGCAAACTGCTTTTCAATGAACTTATCAACGACTGTATCCGAACAAATGACAAAAGTGGGCAGGCTGAAGCGCTGACCCGATTTGGTGCCTGTTCCGTATTTATTACCAAGAATTTCCCGGTTGTCGTGGCTTGCTACATGCAGGCGGCTTCTATTTATAGGGAACTAAAGAATTACGAGTCTGAAATTTATATCCTTCGTGAAATTGCCGCGTTTCATACCAATCAGGGAAAGCTGGATTTGGGCAATAATGAGTTTGTCAATGTGTTAAATCGGTACAAAGCTATTGGCTATCCCAAGCTCCATTATACCTACAGCTGGCTATCGTACATCAACCGATTAAAAGGTAATTATGGCAAAGCCCTGGGCTATTCGTTTCAGTGTCTGGAGAGCATGAACCGGACTCGGGACACCTTACTCGCAGCCACGTTTTATGGTGATGTGGCCCAGATCTACTGGGAGTTGGGAAAGCAGGAACAGGCCATTAGCTGGTACAAAAAAGCACTTCAGAAATGGCGGCAGGAAAAACAGGCCGACCTGCCCATGTATAATGTAGCCAGCATCATTGCCCGCGACATGACAGCCCACCATAAAGCGGTGGAAGCCATTAGCCTGCTGAAAAATTTAGTTGGGGAAATACCACCGATCAATAAAGTTCAAAAAGGGTGTATTGCGCAAAGTCTGGCCAACTGTTACCAATCCCTGCATCAGTCTGCACTTGCCGAGCGCTACTATCTGGAAGCCATTGACTGGTACGAAAAATCACATCAAAATACGGAGATGTCGCAAAAAGTTCAGGCAGAAGTCGGCCAGTTTTACCTGGAGCAGCAGGACATTAAAAAGGCGGGGCTCTTCCTGGAAAAAGCGCTGGCTTTTACTCCCCAGAAACACGCCTTGTCGACGGTGAAAGACATCCACTACATGCTCTTTAAAGTCGATTCAGCTCAGGGGAACTATCTGTCCGCCATTCAACATTTTCGACTTCATAAAGCGTTGAATGATTCGCTTTTCAGCGAAACCAAGGCAAAGCAGATTGCTCGGTTGGAAATACAATACGAGACGAAAGAAAATCAACAGAACATTAGCCTGCTCAAGAAACAGAGCCACTTGCAGGCCAGTGAATTAGACCAGGCCCGAACGATCAGAAATACGATCCTCATCTGTTCGATTCTGTTGCTTTGCTTGCTGGGGTTGAGTTATAACCGCTACCGGATCAAGCAGAAGAGCAACCAGCTCCTCGAAACGAAACAACACGAAATTAACCAGAAGAACCAGGCGCTGGAAACGCTCCTCGCCAGTCAGAAACAATTATTAACTGAGAAAGAGTGGATGCTGAAAGAGATTCATCATCGAGTGAAAAATAATCTTCAGATCATCACCAGCCTGCTCCATTCTCAGGGTGTGTATCTGACCGACCAGGCCGCTCAGTCGGCTATCCGGGAAAGCCAGAACCGGGTTCATGCGATGGCGCTGATTCATCAGAAGTTATATCAATCCGATCAGCTCACCGCTATTCCCATGGTAGGTTATGTGACGGAGATTGTCGATTACCTGATTCAATCGTTCGATCGGGAAGGTACCGTTCGTAAGCAGATTTCTCTGACTCCCGTTGATCTGGACGTGACGCTGGCTGTACCCCTCGGGTTAATTATCAACGAGGTGGTGACCAATTCGCTGAAACACGCCTTTCCATTCAATCAGACGGGCGTTATTAGCGTCGCCCTGAGAAAGTTGGATAGTCAAACGTACCAGCTTACAATTAACGATAATGGTATTGGGCTCCCCGCCGATATAAACCCAAACCGCAGCATGACGTTAGGCATGAGTCTCATTCGGGGGTTAAGTAAGCAATTGGGTGGTCGTTTGCAAATCGATCAGCGC